In one Pseudodesulfovibrio tunisiensis genomic region, the following are encoded:
- a CDS encoding glutamine synthetase family protein, which yields MDIPVFNCKNADDVMKAVKDYNVSFIQYWFVDILGTLKSFQITPNELEASFEEGMGFDGSSILGFCRIDESDMVAMPDPTTFQICSWRPTERPVARMFCDVVNPDGSPFAADSRYILKKVLAQAAEKGHTAYLGPELEFFLFADDTDTEILDHGGYFDAPPLDLGNNIRREIIFALEGMGIQVEYSHHEVAPSQHEIDLRYAEALKMADVAMTYRVVVKEVARKHGCYATFMPKPIFGENGSGMHVHQSLFKNGKNVFYDANDEFNLSAEGKSYIAGILKHAPEFVCVTNQWVNSYKRLVPGYEAPVYIAWARRNRSALVRVPMYKPGKEAATRMELRCPDPAANPYLAWAVQIASGLKGMEEGYKLVEPVEEDIFDMNERQLKRNKIKSLPGSLYEAAMTLKKSKFMKEVLGDHLHSALVENKLAEWDEYRTQVTEYELDKYLPIL from the coding sequence ATGGACATCCCTGTTTTCAACTGCAAGAACGCCGATGACGTGATGAAGGCTGTCAAGGACTACAATGTCAGCTTCATTCAGTACTGGTTCGTGGACATTCTGGGTACGCTCAAGAGCTTCCAGATCACGCCCAACGAGCTGGAAGCCTCGTTCGAGGAAGGCATGGGCTTTGACGGTTCCTCCATCCTCGGCTTCTGCCGCATCGACGAATCCGACATGGTGGCCATGCCCGATCCCACCACGTTCCAGATCTGCTCCTGGCGGCCCACCGAGCGTCCCGTGGCGCGCATGTTCTGCGACGTGGTCAACCCGGACGGCTCCCCGTTCGCGGCCGACTCCCGCTACATCCTGAAAAAGGTTCTGGCCCAGGCTGCCGAGAAGGGCCACACCGCCTATCTCGGACCCGAGCTGGAATTCTTCCTGTTCGCGGACGACACCGACACCGAGATTCTGGATCACGGCGGCTACTTCGATGCTCCGCCGCTCGATCTGGGCAACAACATTCGCCGCGAGATCATTTTTGCTCTGGAAGGCATGGGCATTCAGGTGGAATATTCCCACCACGAGGTTGCCCCGTCCCAGCACGAGATCGACCTGCGCTATGCCGAAGCCCTGAAAATGGCGGACGTGGCCATGACCTACCGCGTGGTGGTCAAGGAAGTCGCCCGCAAGCACGGCTGCTACGCCACCTTCATGCCCAAGCCCATCTTCGGCGAGAACGGTTCCGGCATGCACGTGCACCAGTCCCTGTTCAAGAACGGCAAGAACGTTTTCTACGATGCCAACGACGAGTTCAACCTGTCCGCCGAGGGCAAGAGCTACATCGCCGGCATTCTGAAGCACGCGCCCGAGTTCGTGTGCGTCACCAACCAGTGGGTCAACTCCTACAAGCGTCTGGTGCCCGGCTACGAGGCTCCGGTGTACATCGCGTGGGCCCGCCGCAACCGCTCCGCTCTGGTGCGTGTGCCCATGTACAAGCCCGGCAAGGAAGCTGCGACCCGCATGGAACTGCGCTGCCCGGATCCGGCTGCCAACCCGTACCTTGCCTGGGCCGTGCAGATCGCTTCCGGCCTCAAGGGCATGGAAGAGGGCTACAAGCTGGTCGAGCCCGTGGAAGAGGACATCTTCGACATGAACGAGCGCCAGCTCAAGCGCAACAAGATCAAGTCCCTGCCCGGCTCCCTGTACGAGGCGGCCATGACCCTGAAGAAGTCCAAGTTCATGAAGGAAGTGCTGGGCGATCACCTGCACTCCGCCCTGGTCGAGAACAAGCTTGCGGAATGGGACGAATACCGCACTCAGGTCACCGAGTACGAACTCGACAAGTACCTGCCCATCCTGTAG
- a CDS encoding radical SAM protein translates to MFPAYLALHRSGELAERARRAVERLASCDLCPRLCGADRTAGQVGFCGVGRKAVVAAFNPHFGEEAVLVGERGSGTVFFAGCNLGCVFCQNHDISHEPDAGLPATPAELAGVMLELQKQGCHNINFVTPSHVVPQILEALPIAADHGLRLPLVYNTGAYDTVETLELLDGVIDVYMPDVKVWSRHVAGEFLLAEDYPERARAAVREMFRQVGRLATDSDGVAMRGLLVRHLVLPDDLAGTKDWMRFLSGLSPGVHVNIMGQYRPCGRAGEISGLDRIVTRCEYLRAVEAAKLAKLACLDPDCVDTLEKMGRKLH, encoded by the coding sequence ATGTTTCCCGCCTATCTGGCCCTGCATCGATCCGGCGAACTGGCCGAGCGCGCCCGTCGCGCCGTGGAGCGGCTTGCTTCGTGCGACCTCTGCCCCCGGCTGTGTGGCGCGGACCGGACCGCCGGACAGGTCGGTTTCTGCGGAGTGGGCCGAAAGGCCGTGGTGGCCGCGTTCAACCCCCATTTCGGAGAGGAAGCCGTGCTGGTGGGCGAACGCGGTTCGGGCACGGTGTTTTTCGCCGGGTGCAATCTGGGGTGCGTGTTCTGCCAGAACCATGACATCAGTCACGAGCCGGACGCGGGGCTTCCTGCAACCCCGGCGGAATTGGCCGGGGTCATGCTCGAACTCCAGAAGCAGGGCTGCCACAACATCAACTTCGTGACCCCGTCCCATGTGGTGCCGCAGATACTGGAAGCCCTGCCCATTGCCGCGGATCACGGGCTGCGTCTGCCGCTGGTCTACAACACCGGTGCGTATGACACCGTGGAGACGCTCGAACTGCTGGACGGCGTGATCGACGTCTACATGCCGGACGTGAAGGTGTGGTCCCGGCATGTCGCCGGGGAGTTCCTGCTGGCCGAGGACTACCCGGAGCGGGCGCGCGCCGCAGTGCGCGAGATGTTCCGGCAGGTGGGGCGGCTGGCAACGGATTCGGACGGGGTTGCCATGCGTGGCCTGCTGGTGCGGCATCTGGTCCTGCCGGACGATCTGGCAGGCACAAAAGACTGGATGCGCTTCCTGTCCGGGCTTTCTCCGGGCGTACACGTCAACATCATGGGGCAGTATCGCCCCTGTGGCCGCGCAGGCGAAATTTCCGGGTTGGATCGGATTGTGACCAGATGTGAATACCTGCGTGCCGTGGAGGCGGCAAAATTGGCGAAATTGGCCTGTTTGGACCCTGATTGCGTTGATACACTGGAGAAAATGGGCAGAAAATTACATTAA